Below is a genomic region from Zonotrichia leucophrys gambelii isolate GWCS_2022_RI chromosome 1A, RI_Zleu_2.0, whole genome shotgun sequence.
AGTGTCAGTGGGCACATTGACACTGGAAACACGTGATTGAGAGGAACACTGCTTACATTCTGGAACAAATTGAAAGCAGACTTTGTATGCAGAGAAAATGGGCCTTATCAGACCACTCTGGCTAGAATAGTATAGCTGAAAAAAGAACAAGTTTTCAATATACACAAACTCTGCTCCAAGTCTTGGTTTTTCTTGTGATGCTGCAACTACACAGTGCTGCAAGCTACTGTGGGATTATTGAGCACACATGGGGAATGCATACATGTAAAGAGTTTTCTAATAGGAAGAGGAAAGAACTGGGACAAGAACTAGAATGGTGTTGTGTTCAGAGACATTTTGGTCATTGTAGCGCTTGTTTTGTTTATGATGCAGCAGTTTACAGATCCTGCCCAgtattgctgctgcagcatggaATGAGACTTGCCATGCAGGAGAATGGTGGTTCTCAGCCATCATCAGGCAGGCAAAAGGAATACTGTCACAAGCTCAAGTTTTAAGGCATAGGAGACTTCATTTAGTATTTTGTAAATACTTAATCAGTAAATACTGGGAAAACTTGAAACATACTGATATTTAATGCTAGCAAAGATGAATGTTTATTCTGTTAGCAGACACAACTCACAAGCATTTTAGTCCTTGTGATATGAAACAAAACATTGGTGTTTTGAGGATTTATCAGCATTTATCAGCAGTTGACGTTTTCTGGTACCACATGCTGACATGAGACAGTCTTGGCTTATCAGTAATTTTAGTTCAAATTTATTTGGGGGCAATTATGAAgactgttttttttccaccccccaccccaccctggTTAGACCTTGCCTGAAAGGATGCTTTCATTGTGAGCTCTGATTTCTTTATGATCTTACACTTGCAGGTGGTGAAATTGCTTCCACCTTTGATCACCCTGAGCTAGTAAAACTAGGAAGCTGCAAGCTCATTGAAGAAGTCATGATTGGAGAAGATAAACTCATTCATTTCTCTGGAGTAGCAATGGGTAAGTGTTTTATCACTAATGGTGTATTGTAACATTTGTGTTAACCCTCTGCTAGTGCTGTTCAGTTGCCAGTAATGCATAGGAATTCTGTAATGATTTATGTAACTGTTTCTACTAAAGCCTTGCTTTTCAGTAAAAGTCCTGCACAGTTTCATGGTTGAAACTGTGGACGTTTTGTGTTAGATAAATGAACATAAAATCATTTTTAAGGATGGGAACCAAggtttctgcttttgaaaattcAGTTGACAAGAAAAGTAGCAATGTGTCATACTTGAAGAGCTTGTTCTAGTAAATGCCAATGCTCTAATTTTTAAGGAGTTTTGAGGcaatattaattttctgttaaattaaATAAGGTGTTCTGGAACCAAAGCAATAGCACATAATTTCATTCTGTCTTTGAAATGTCATCATGCTTTCTTTTGTTCCCAAAATTAAGTAATACAGAACTTGACTCCAGTGATAGCAAAACCATTGTAAATGCTTTGTGATTGCCCATTTTGTGTCCTGGTTTCTCTTTTTAATCCTTTTACACGTGTGCTTTCTAGGTGAAGCTTGCACCATTGTTTTGCGTGGAGCCACCCAGCAGATTCTGGATGAAGCAGAGAGGTCTCTGCATGATGCTCTCTGTGTCCTGGCCCAGACTGTGAAGGACACAAGAACTGTGTATGGTGGAGGTGAATATCAGACTCTTTGTACCTCTCATACTTTGGTATTACTGAAGGTTGGATGTGTAACATCTGTGTGTCTTCACTGAATAGGGTGTTCAGAGATGCTGATGGCTAACGCTGTTGCAGAACTTGCTGTCAGAACACCTGGCAAAGAGTCTGTTGCAATGGAGTCCTTTGCTAAGGCTTTGCGAATGGTAGGTTTATTTAATCATATTGCTGGGCTAAGACACAAAGTTTCGTGAAGTTTACTAACGTGTGACATCAGATATTTGcttcactttaaaaattttggTTGTCCAAAGTAAAGAAGTGAGGTTTAGCAACACATCTTGGATAAACAAAGGGGGAAATTGGTTTTTTATCTTAGGAAAAAAGTACTGGTGTTTTAATAATTCTGCATGTTACAGGCTTGTAAATGTTCATGTGCCAGCCCTCCTCTAAATGGTTCTTGCTCACTTTACCTGCTGGTTAAAAGTGCTGCAGAAGTAGCACATAAAAATCTCATCTTAGGTAGCTGACAACAGATTTAGAAAAGTGCAACCCTTCTGTTCCATTGATTCTCTAGTACTGTTTGAGTGTATTCATGCTCTAGTACTAGCTACAAATTTCTGGTCTTGCATTGGAGATTGCTTCTTAGTAGGAAATAAGTGTGTCACAAGACACATTAATAGAATTGTGATAACAGACTGTCagtttgagaaaaaaatctactttcTGCAATTTGAATTCGGAAAAACCTTTCTcccaagaaaattaaattctaagTGCATAGTAACACTTGGCATTATCTCTTCAGTCAGTGCATGTGAGTTTGCACTGCTGTCATGGCAACAGTGAACAGAATGGTCAGGTAGTTAATGCTTACCAGCAGAtttgtgctttttaaatgaaaacatttctccAGTTGTAGTCTGAAATGATAAAATGACAAGATTGGTTTTTTACTTCTGTCCGTGTAAAATGAGCGTACAAATTGCTAACATGCTTCTGTCCTCATAGGTACTTTCTTACAATTTCTAAGAGTCTTGAAATTCTTAGAAAGGTAGTTTAAGTCTTTTACTTACCACAGTAAACAGATCATCTGGCATATTGCTGAAGCATTTTCTTGAAATTCAGTTGTAAACTGGTAACATCAAAGTATGTTTCATGTTTGCTAACAATCAGTCCCTATGTTAATGAAAATCAACCTGTGTTTATCCCCTTAGATCCCAACAATAATAGCTGATAATGCTGGCTATGACAGTGCTGATTTGGTtgctcagctcagagctgctcataGTGAAGGGAAGACTACTTATGGACTGGGTAAGGGGATCAGTTTTACTTCTGTGTTTCAATTGCTGTTTGGCCAGGTCCTTTGGGCTCATTGAAGTTGTTCATGTATGTCTGTCACGTATattcagcagggagagctgagtatgttggtttgtttgctttgcatAGAACTTTGTGTACAGCACGATATTCCTTTTGTTCTAGCAGGCTTTTGACAGTAGAGTGAAAACCTTCATTTCTTAAATGCATGGTTTTCACCTCTAAAAAACACTTCCCTTACACTGAGTCTAGTTATAggaagcttaaaaataaaaacattgttttaaaacCAGCAACCAGTTAAAAACCCAGAAGAACCAAACATCCTTCCTTTTGCcccttcccccaccccccaaaaaaacccaaccaaacaaccaCCACAGAGTGGTGGAGAAGAACCCTGAAGTTAATGTACCTAAGGACATAGTGCTGAGAGTCCTATTGGGATCTTGTCTCCTCATCACAGTGTATAAAGTTATTATCATCAAGTGTTCATATGTAGTTGCAACATTAGGCTTTAATCAGGACCCTTGAGGTAGAAGACTTTATTTAATACTTCCCTAACTATCAGTGTAGTTCATTTGAGCAGGTAAGTTACTGTGCTCTCAGCTTCTTgtaatttccttaaaaaatgctgagttaaaaaaaccaaaaaaacacctcTTTATGTGTTTCTTCTTCCAGATATGAAAGAGGGTGTCATCGGGGACATGTCAGTTTTGGGAGTAACAGAAAGTTTCCAGGTCAAGAGACAAGTGTTGCTGAGTGCCgctgaagcagcagaaatgatTCTTCGTGTGGATGACATCATTAAAGCAGCACCAAGGTATGAGCAGAGTATCTGCATGGTCAGTCACAGTGGTGTAGAGTAAACCTCCTTCTGTGGAAGAGTAAGGGTGCAGAAAAGTCTTGGTCTAAAAATGCTGCTTGAAAGGGAACCTGACGTGTGACATGCTGGTGTTCATATTAGATAATTTTACTGCATTAGCAGTATCATCAGGCCTTTAGAGCCATCAGCAAACTTAAATTGCTGTGCCTGAGTAATGCCTAGTTAATCCTGGGTCACCATTAAACATCTGCACAGGTGGCTGACCAAAATGTAAGGGGTCAtgctttctttttgcttttggcaAGAATTATAGTGAAATGTCCAGCTGCTTCTGAGGTAGAATCTGCAGCTAAAACAGAAACATGTTTCTTAAAAGGTTTGAGAACAATTGCCACTCATAGGCAGGTGGGCCTACTACCAGGTagttttcactgctttttgaatcaaaagattttttttagcATAGTTATGGGTGGTGTGTTAGCTTTGAGGTGGCACTGTTTTTTGTGCTGTGAGATAAAGCTGTCACTGAACACGAAACACTAACTAAAGATTAAAAATGAGAGtgggtgaggaggggctgaTGGGCATCAGTGTGGTGggaattttctgatttttctttttctccctagAAAACGTGTACCAGACCATCGCCCCTGTTAAATTTTCTTCAGTACCTGAGGATGTGTGGACCAGATCTCAcctagtaatttttttttatggtcTAGTTTTTGTGAGGTTATGGAACAGAAGCTTGAGACAAACAGATCTCCATCAATGGCACTGTCTTCAGTTGGTTTTTACTCACTGGAGCTTTTGTGTGTTGTGTGGAAGAATTCACTTTCAGGGGTGTATAAACCAGGGGTTTTATACAACTCTATTCATTCTGTTCCTTCCAGGTTCCACTTAAAATacacagtaataaaaaaaataaaaataaaaattcagattcCCCAAAGTTGTATTTCTTTGTGTAGAGCCAGGAAGGGCAGATGCATGGGGAGAGCTGTGGTGCACAGCCTCAGGCCTCGGCTGCTTCGGGGAGTGACTGAGCCCTTGTGACTTGCTGGTTCCTGCTGACCTGCTGTGTTAGTATGAGTGGTGtgttccagcctggctgcataGGTTTTGAGTTGGGGTCCTAGAAACAGGCCCTGAAGTTAGATGGTATCTTTTTCTAGTGATATGGAgtattactcttttttttttcatgatggAAGAGAGTGAGTGGATGAGGAACCTCAGTCAGTGCCTAGAACTACAACTAAGTGATCTTACAGCTTTTTACACCacaaattttactttttgctCAGGAGAGTTGAGAGGAACATGCAGTTTGAGAGAGAGAGTAACATTCTGGACTAAACAGTCTGATCTGTAAAGTATTGGGCTGACTTTACAAACACTTAAAATTGTGGACACTTAGCAGCAAATAGGCCTAAACGTTCACTTTCAGCCCTCTCTGTCCCATGCCTTTCATGTCTGTTGAATCCTGTCTTCATATTCACTTTCCTATTCGATTAGTTGCTGCAAAGGCAACATGTTTCTCGACTGGGCAGGTTTCTTTGTGCCTAGGCTGGAAGGAAGCCTGTGATGCCTGCAGCTGTCTGCATGCAGACCTGTGAGGAGTGTGAGCACAGACAAGCGGGGGCCCTGTCTGTGTGGGGCCCAGAATGGTGCCCACAGACCTTGTGACCTTCTGGCCCTTGCAAGTGTACAAACAGCAGGGCAAGTCTGCCAAAGCAGAAAGATTAAGCTGAAGTAAGCAAGTATGTGTGCAAAGGTTTTTCTGCCTTAGATTTCTTAAAATGAGATGCTTACAGACTCCTCCCCTTAACTCTTGACAGAGACTTCAGCTCTCCAGAAGTGACAGTGCTGTGTGGTGAGTGCTGAGTGAAACACAGGCCATTGATAAGCCAGTGAAAGCATGCTCTTCCCCATCCCCTCAGATAAATACAGTACCAGCTCAGTTCTGTGGGATATAAAATATTGACTTTGGATATTAAAATAGCACCTCTAACTCATGTCCTGCTTTCATTTTTGTAGGAAGAAATTGTTGGAACAAGACTAGATAAAGAATTTGCTGTTAATTCCAAAGAAGGACTTTTTAACTTGGCAGGCTGCTAGtatacttttatttaatttcaccAATAGCACACTACATGGGTGCCAGCCAGATGCAAATTTGGACTTCATTTTACAACACAACAAGTGCTAGCAGAGTCTGTGTATTTCCAGATAATTTTTCAAGCATGTAGATGACATTAAACAGTCACGAACTGGCATGGAATCAAACCTTTTCTGGGAAGTCAACTGCTGCTTCTGCGGGCTGTGCTGGTGAGACAGACTCAGAGtgtgccaccaagggctttCCATCCTTGTTAAAAAACCTGTCACCTAATTCAACCATGCGACGGAGCCTAAAGTTTAAAATGTCACTTTGAGCCAGATTTCTGTTACTCACTTAAAGCAAAGCTCaggaaaaaagtgcatttttagGGGATCTGAACTGCTCCAAGTTGCAAGCTTGAGAAATACCCAGCTGAAATAATCTGAGTAAAGTTTGTCAAGTCAGATTATGTGCAAGCTTATAGTGACAGCTCACAGGCCTGGATTTTATTCATGCAACTTTACCTTTGCAGCTCCTGTGGCTTTTCCTTTTGTCAggctttgattttcttctttgctcCTGCATGAAAACTTTTCCTTTACAGCTGTCCTTAGAGGCAGTGCTGTCAGTAACAAAACCCAGCACCAAAGCCTACAGCTTTCCTCACCATCATTTGAATACTGCTCAGCAGTGATGAAACAGTTGTCACaaattttgcaggaagaaagaggagagcCCCCTGTAGGTATGTGCTGTTTTCTTGATAGTGCAGCCAGGACCCTGCTACCACTTCCCACTCAGCAGACAGGGAAGCCTTCAAGGTATTGCTGTGTTTCAGACAAAGTAATTTGAGACCAATGCTGCTTTAGAGCTGTGGGGATCACATTGAGCAGTGGGTttcagctgagctgggacaCCTCAAGAAGGTGGAAGGGACAAGAGTGAGCCcatgggtgaggagcagcaagTCCATATGTGCTCTATGCAATCCACCCATGGCAAACGTCTAAACTGAGTCTTATCTCTGTTGTGACCTATGTGCTCTCAGCATGGGAGACAGAAGGAGTCTGTTGTAGGgagggtgctggtgctgcacaaAGACAGAGAGGTGTCTGTACAAGAGTTGTGCTGTCACATTATCTGCAAGCTGGTGCACGTACTCCTAAGATTGCCATGCAGTGTGGTGCTCCCTGGACACCAGCAGGCAAGGGAGAGGTAGAGGTTGGCGGCGGCGGGAGTGCGCTGCCGCCTTGGCCAGAAGGGGCAGCTGAGTGTCAGCAGGGCTCGGCGTCTGGCTCGGCCTTGGCGGCAGGAGGTAGCAATGGCTTCTCGTCCAGCGTGATATCTATCACCGCCCCCGATCGCTTGCGGGGCTCGGGGCTCTCCTCTGACCATCTGCCCACCCTGCGCACCCCTTTGGCCACCTTGGGCGCGTTCCTGCAGGGGTTGTGGTCGTAGATCACCAGCTTCAGGCCGGGCAGGTGAGCAAGGCTGGGGAAGAAGCGGATGGAATTGCGATCCACGTCGATGACCTCGAGGAAGGGCATGTCCAGGAGCACGGGCGGGAACTCGGAGAGCAGGTTCCCCGAGAGCCAGATGGTgcgcagctcctgcaggccctgcagctgccgAGGGAGCCCGCGCAGCGCGTTGGAGCCCGTGTGCAGCGTCTTGAGCAGGCTGAGCTCGCACACCACCTCGGGCAGGTACTGCAGGCAGTTGGACTCGATCCACAGCGTCTTCAGGTTCTGCAGGAGTCGGAGCTCCAGGGGCAGGCTGCACAGCTTGTTGTTGCCCAGGTAGAGGATGCACAGCTGCTTCAGCGTGCACACAACTAGGGGCAGTGCTTTGAAGTTGTTGAAGTCCAGTGCCAAGATCTGCAGGttttgcagctgctccagctcggGGGGCAGATGGTTCAGGTTGTTGTCACTCAGGTACAGCTTAACCAATTCCCTAAAAGAGCAGATGTGCACAGGCAGCCGTCTCATCTGCCTGCCACTCAGATCGACCATTTTATCCACTGGCATCTCTTCTAGGTCTTCTAGGAGGTACTTCTGGCACTTGTTAGAGGGCACAAAAGCAAGTATGGCTTTCAAACTGTTGCCCATCTCAGGATGGCTGGGACTGCGAGGGACAGGAGGCTGCCTTGGTCTCCTGCTGCACACTGGCTTGTTGGTAACTCGTTCTTCCCAATATAAGGCTCTGTTTACATGGCACCAGCCATTAATCTCAAGGGCTCTGAAATGCTTCTGATAACTGAATGAGTGTTTGGTGACGGGGATTATAGGCAGGACGACTCAGGGCCCAGGTCTCCCTCTCTCACCCACACTCCCACATGCTCGCCTTCCCCCTGAAAGcattccttctttcctcctcttgCACACTGTAAATGTTCTCTGATTTTGCCCCAGACAAAATTTGGGTCACACCTGGTCCCTAACttcttgctgcagctgtgctgtctgTGTAGCCAATGCAGGCAGCAAGGATGGCTTGGGAAAGCAAATTGAAATCACCACAGCAGATTGAAGTTTTAAGCTTAGATATTTAACTTTCATGAAACTTTCAGCAGAGATGTCGGATATAATCAAATTGTTGTTTAAAATACCTGTCAAGACTTGACTGACTTTCAAGATGAGTGGCATTTTCAGGGATGTATTTTGAAAGGCACCAAGTACATGGATTTCAGAGTGTAATTTGCCACCCCAGTACTTATCTTAAAGCTTTAACACAAATACTTGGCAAACTGCTATCTTGAGCGGTTCTACTGTTTATGTTCCTAATTTAATGGTATTTATTATAGCCTCTGGCACTCTTGATTGTGTAGGGcctttttcattacattttacTTCTTGTCTGTAGGGCCTTTTTCATTACATTGTTTTACTCCTTGTCTGAATCTCAATGTAATATGCTATCACAAATTGCCAAGGTTATTCTCCCTCTGCTTTCCAACTGTGCTACTGCAGTTCCTGTGTCTGTACCAAAACCTGTCAAGAAACTCCCATGGATTCCATCAAGATTCTCATTTGTTATTAGTGAAATAAGTGTGATTTTGAAAAGTTATGGCTATTTAGATGTGACAGTGTAAACTGTTCTAGTCGCATCATCATCCATTTTGCTGTTCAGTTCTAATTTCTGGGAGCATACCCATGTATAGGAACCTCTGCATAGTTTGAAATGTTGAGCTTCTGCTATTTCAGGCTTTCCTGGGTACTCATTTGTCCCTACCCATGTCAGGGAGGTTAGAACTACAAGATCTTTaagattccttccaacccaacccattctgtgCTTGTTCTGCCCGTGTGTTGGCCATAGCTCTGCCATGAACTTTGGATGTGAAAGCTGGCAGAGTGTTTTAAGGTAAAATAGCCTTTTCACCACTTGGCTCTTTGCTTTGATATCTACAGCTCATTGCTGTAATTTCCCACACTTACCATAATTTAGGGAGTATACTTTCTTTGAACAATCTGCAATTGGTTTTGGGGTATTAGGTGCTATACTACCAAAATCTGTGGCTGCTGAGAGCCACACACTCTTGAAAAACgaaaagcagagcaaacagaaaattGAGGAACAGGCACCACTTAAGGTGGCCTCTGGATTTCTGGTCAAATCTAGTTATATAGAGCTCTCTACTATCACTTGCTTTCAAATGTAAAGCAGCTCTTAGCTATCAATTGGGCATAGGCTTTAGGATGTTTATGAGCCTTTTCCCTACAAGATGAGCGGCTGTGCTATGCAGCAGTGATGCTATGAAATGCATGGAGGAGAACAATAGAGAGGGCACCTGAGGAACAGTACTGCAACAGGACAGAGAGCAGTCAGTGCTGAGACCTGAGTGCCATAAAATCAGTTTTAGATGGAGAAGCTGGGCAGGGCATCAAGCCTGGAGAACAAAGATGATGGCACAGTCATGTGTGGTGGTACTGTAGAATAGAGGGCCTGAAAGTTCCCTCTCTGATGGCGGGATGTGCTGTGCATGGCATCCCAGAAGCAAGAAGCCAGTTTGCACTGCATCAGAATCTCCTTTTAGACACTTCTTTACTGCTTTGATGCTCTGTGGCCTGTCAGAGGACCACTGTGTGTCAGCAGACTGttgtatttgttttcatttctaaacAGCCATGGCACCTTTTGAAGGCAAGCGTCCCTCCCCTTAAGGCACTATAGAATAAAACTGTGGAAAACCAAATGCATTTGGCATAATTAATAATGAATAGACATCCACAGCAAAGCCTTGTCTTTTAGACAGATTTTTTCAGATAACCTACTAATCATAACAACACAAGAGCATAGCTAAGAATATATTAATGGTATAGTTTAGgcatatttttcttaataatccATATGTAGACAAATAACTTAGCAAAGTACTAAGTCTGCAGATATggatatggatttttttttctacttgaatTATTTCTCCTTAATGGAACTTTTAAGCTGCAGATAACTATTTCTTAGGGATCCTCTGCACTGTAGTTTAATCATTATTCCAGCTTATCAAAAAAGGTCACAATGACCTTTTGTTGCTGCATTTTGTACCTCTGTTAGCTAAATTAATGTCTGCTTGGAACATAGAGTGAGATCAGAGAATTTGGGAAAGAATAACCTCTGTGTGTGGATTAATAAAGGACTACACTTGCAGTAAAATGAACAATCGTGTTCTTTCTGAGAATCAGCCACTCAGTGGAGGCACTAAGGCAAAGCCAGTCCTCACAGTAGACCCAGGCGGTGTTTTGAAAGCTTCATGTCTTCAAAGTCACCGTGGTGCCCTCCAACAGGAACATTATCGACTTCCCAGAAGCATTTGTAGCATTTGAGGAAAAGTTCAAGTGATAAAGGCACTCGGCACAGACTTTGTCTTGCTCTTGTCAAAGCAGCACTGCCCTACCCAAGGGCATGgcatctgctctgctgtgcatcAAGTGACAGGTTGGGGCTCCTTGagaaatgccttttctttctaGATTTCACAAATCTTTGCTCACTATTCCCATTTCCAGCACCCAGCTCTTGCAACTCAGTGGCTGGGATGACTGTGAGGCAGAAAATGTGATCATTTGCTGATAACTTGTGTAAAACCTCTGAGTTCAGGAGAAGTGGGGAGTATTACTCAGAGAtatataattgaaaaaaaaatagaataaaatagaaatcaacagaaaatatgcatttttggGATTCTATTATTTTTTGAAACAAGATATTATAATAGAGATGCTGGTGCTTTTTCAGTTCcaaagctctgcctgctgctgtgtgatgaCACCAGGCTCAgcctttgctgtgtttttttagTCCTTACAGTTTTGGATG
It encodes:
- the LRRC10 gene encoding leucine-rich repeat-containing protein 10, with the translated sequence MGNSLKAILAFVPSNKCQKYLLEDLEEMPVDKMVDLSGRQMRRLPVHICSFRELVKLYLSDNNLNHLPPELEQLQNLQILALDFNNFKALPLVVCTLKQLCILYLGNNKLCSLPLELRLLQNLKTLWIESNCLQYLPEVVCELSLLKTLHTGSNALRGLPRQLQGLQELRTIWLSGNLLSEFPPVLLDMPFLEVIDVDRNSIRFFPSLAHLPGLKLVIYDHNPCRNAPKVAKGVRRVGRWSEESPEPRKRSGAVIDITLDEKPLLPPAAKAEPDAEPC